A segment of the Portunus trituberculatus isolate SZX2019 chromosome 11, ASM1759143v1, whole genome shotgun sequence genome:
ggaagcctgggtggtgatcttctcttccgagctagggcacagtgcatggatgtgaatgcaaggaattatagatggtcagagtcctgcagcaaagtgtgccagatgtgtgacttgggagaggatgagacagtggaacatgtggtggtggagtgtgtgaagtatgccagagacaggtatgagatgatgcaagtggtgctgagggagctggggcatgacagagtggagatgacaggaagggaatggatggtgttgctgctgggactgtgtggggagacgaatgaaaggatgattgaggctgtgaaagagttcctggagagaatgtggcgtgccagatgcaggaactagtggtgtgaaagatggtgattgccctctttgttgtctggtgttctttatgttccctacaggagctgccgatacaaaggcctgacccagaagaaattctgcgtcacctgtaccatcaagatcaagatcaagaccgGCGCTGCCGCCACAACCACCCCCTCTTGTGGCAGGGGCCGGCAGGGACGCGCTGGGACGCATCCTCTTCACCGACCCACACAAATACAAGGACGCCATATACAAGAGGTGGACACagcgggaaaagaagaaaaaagaacttcaACATTAGCGGaacaaagaacgagaagaagtaAGGAGCTTCCGTTGCAACATCTACATCTACATCTACCACTAATGGCCACCGGGATACGTGTCTTATTTAATGATTTCCGAGGCCCCTGGCGGTCATGGAGGGCGGTGAGCAGTGCCTGGTGAGCCCTGTGGCattggtgcatgtgtgtgtgagtgccatTGTGTAGTTATTAGTATTCATATGATTTTGAGagggtaattgtgtgtgtgtgtgtggtatttattttaatatttaattcattctatcggctgtgtaaggggactggcaccgGAGTAGggctagtttttattatttttgttatgttgaAGAGGTAaacttgtgtgtgagagagagagagagtgtctagtATTTATTCAATCTATTTGACTCATTCTCTCGGCTCTGTAAGGGACTGGCACCGGAGTAGGgctagttttattattttgtcatttttatgttCCTCCTTAGCCAAGAATcttaaagatacaaaaaataaatcaataaaaacggtttctccagtcctctcatGCTAAAATGACCCTAATCTAATTTTTAATCCCCGGGGGTTGTGTGGCTGGCCTGGGGGGTGATGGGGGGCTGGCAGGGGTGATGGGGGCTGGCGTGGGTCACAAGAGGGGGCTTTTCTCCCTTATGCAGTCTTCTCATATGCTAAAATGACCCTAATCTACTTTTTAATCCCCTGGGGTTGTGTGGCTTGCCTGGGGGTGACGAGGGGCTTGGGGGGGTGACAGGAGGGGGGCTATTCTCCCCTTTACCTCTCAGTTGTCCTTTTCCAGTCCTCTCTTATGCTAAAAAGACCTTAACCAAATTTTTTATCCCCAGGGGTCATGTTGCTTGTGTGGCCGGTGTGAATGTGACCGGGGGCTTGGCAGGGGTGATGGGAGGCTTGGCAAGGGTGGCAGGGGGGCGAGGTACAGAAAATACCCCCCGGCGTACATGCCCTCAAAACTGCAGGAGATGGAGGACAGCGGGGAGATGAAGGAATTTGAGTAGCGGGCGGTCCGAGTGGCCCACAGCACCCACACCACCTCCGTACTCCACCACCCgcttgtcaggtgtgtgtgtgtgtgtctgtgtgtctgtctgtgtgtgtgtgtgtgtgtgtgtgtgtgtgtgtgtctctctctctctctctctctctctctctctctctctctctctctctctctctctctctctctctctctctctctctctctctctctctctctctctctctctctctctgtgtgtgtgtgtgtgagagagagagagagagagagattctggaactttgtgtgtgtgtgtgtgtgtgtgagactggaagaggagaaggaggaggaggaggaggaggaggaggtggtggtggtggaagaaaaagaagaagaagaagaagaagaggaggaagaggagagagagagagagagagagagagagtgtgtgtgtgtgtgtgtgtgtgtgtgtgtgtgtgtgtgtgtgtgtatgtgcacgtgtgtccctaacctaacctaactctctctcacaggaaatTCACCAACCACATcatgaaaacaggaaacaaacctCTGGCCAGGGAACTTGTcgagaaggtgaggggaagttagtggcggtagtagtagtagtagtagtagtagtagtagtagtagtagtagtagttattttgtattatattccttcatcacctactactactactactactactactactactactactactactactactactactactactgtgtgtgtccAGCCTGGTGTGATGTTAAGTTAGTGGTTAGTTAAGGAGAAATGAGGTGAAATAGGAAggcttgtaatgtgtgtgtctgtaaattGTTGGtctgtttttgcatttttctcctatttctccttactttgtggtgttgttggtcaTTACAGGTATAGAAGAATGTTTCCTGTGTGTCTCCAGCCTGGTGTGATGTTAAGTTAGTGGTTAGTTAAGGAGAAATTAGCTCAAATAGGAAggcttgtaatgtgtgtgtctgtgtgcttgttggtctgttttcctgttacctaacctaacctaaccttctcatttcaggtcaaaggtcacaaCTAGCCAGCCGGGAGTGGGTCAGGATGGCAcggctggctgtggtggtggtggtggtggtattggtgttggcggcagcagcggcgggaaGGCCAGACTACACGCTGTCCCAAAATTTATTGAAATGTTGCAGAGTGAACAGTCCGCTTGgaaggtttgtttgtttgtttgtttgttctctctctctctctctctctctctctctctctctctctctctctctctctctctctctctctctctctctctctctctctctctctctctctctatatatatatatatatatatatatatatatatatatatatatatatatatatatatatatatatatatatatatatatatataagatatatatataacagaccaaaggaacaggaggaggaacaggaggaggaggaggaggaaagagatatgaggaggaagagaagaaggatggaatgaagaggaagaagaaaaggtaagataagaagaaatattgtcattttataaggttgaatctctctctctctctctctctctctctctctctctctctctctctctctctctctctctctctctctctctctctctctctctctctctctttctttcaaaatttcaaaatttgaatgattttgacgcacttgagagagagagagggggggcaggCAGTGAGTTCCAGGGTTTAGCAGTGAATGATGTTCCCTGTGATGTTATAGCGAGCAACATTACCGTCCCACAATCCAGTCTCTTCAAAGTACAAAATAATGTGTTGCTCGGTACGTTATCACATGCGCGGgtaaaatatacaaaagtaaTAAAGGTGAAATGTGTTCCTTGTAGCAACATCTGTCAACAAACGCAGTGTGACAATGTGTTCAAGGCATCCTGTGCCCACCACCTGGCTGCCTGCCTGCTGTCTGTCAGCCTTGAACCAATGGCTTAGTCTGTTGCAAAGCACCATGCCATACAGCTTTGTCAGGCTGTTCATTactgttagcttaggttaggttaggttaggttaggttaggttaggttaggttaggttaaattgatTACTGTTATGCTTTCATCATTGTTAGCCAAAGCCTGGGAGCCTCGCTTGGAAGTGGTGAAGAGCTTGGCAGTCACCCAAGGCCTGGGATATGTtgcagatatgaaaaaaaatattattcagTAGAGTAGTTCTACATAAGAGCCATGTCACACACAGGAAGATGTTTGAACAAGCCTGGCAGTGCaccacacccttgctaatgtcaataaaatggtctcatgctacacaaaactcaaggcaaaaatgtgtcccagtactggagggttaaaatagtaaatactGTGGCCATGGCATTAAACTTGTAACCTGTAGAggcctttcttaatgtcaataaaatggtctaatggtttacaaatctcaaggtaaaaatgtgtcccagtactgaaggggttaaaatagtggtggtggtggtggtggtggtggtgtccttgGGTTCCCTTGAGGTAGTGTACACAGAATACTTGTCAGTGTACTCGTTTGCATGGCCAACTTATTAACTGTCACACCTGTGCAATGTCACCTTTGTCAtacgtgattctctctctctctctctctctctctctctctctctctctctctctctctctctctctctctctctctctctctctctctctctctctctctctctctctctctctctctctgatattaatccagtttgatttatttcagattgtgttaagatgtGGAGAAACAGaccaaggaaagaggaggaagaggaagaggaagagaaggagaaggaggaagaggaggaaggaagaggtataggaagatgagaagaggaagaaaagaaggaaggactcaagagaaaaaaataggtaaaatagaTATATTGTCATATTAAAAGGTTaaattttgttctctctctctctctctctctctctctctctctctctctctctctctctctctctctctctctctctctctctctctctctctctctctctctctctctctctctctctctctctctctctctcctcctctccctcctccctcctcctccttccttccttccttccttccttccttcctcctcctcctcctctcctcccctcctcctcctcctcctcctcctcctcctcctcctcctcctcctcctcctcctcctcctcctcctcctcctcctcctcctcctcctcctcctcctcctcctttccttcctcttcctttccttcctcttccttccatccttcctcctccttcctccctcctccctccctccctccctccctccctccttatgttttgagagcattttaaaatagtttggcatattttgagggcactttaagatagtttgggattttttttagggcattttaagacagtttggtatcttttgagagcattttaagatagcTTAGCATGTTTTAAGGACAATTTAAGACAATCCGGCAtgtttttaagaaagtttggcaggttttaaagacattttaagacagtttatgtTTTCAGTGCATTTTAAGGGAGTTTGGCATATtatgaaggcattttaagacagtgacatgttttaaggacaatttaagacagtttggcatgttttatatgcatattaagatagtttggcatgttttgtgaGCATATTAggagagtttggcatgtttttagggaataataagataatttggcatgttttgagggtattttaagacagtttggcaggctttgaagacattttaagaaaatttggcatgtcttgagggcattttaccataatttggcatgttttgaggggcattttaagacagtttggctatgATTACACCATTGTATTGAGATtagcaagtgtctatggaggtcacaagattaatggccacagtcctcagtattttaatgccccacatgattttctgaagctgcataaaatccccaaacacaaaatgaatatgtcctggtactgaaggggttgatggcTACGAGCTGCatgccaagtctctctctcatagttagCACGCCCATAGATCATCACTTTTGTTTACTGTTGTTCACTTTATCTTTGTCAAAGTTTATGGTGAGTAGATAAGGTGCGGCGATTGCTGGAGCTTAATTGTGGTCCAGTTTCTGTGTCTCTGAGGGCATTTTGATCATTTGttacattattaaccccttcagaactgggacgcattttaccttgagttttgggtgtgattagagggctttattaacattaggaagggtttatggaggtgagaagtttaatggccacagtcctcactattttaaccctcacataagtttgtgaagctgtataaagtcgccaaatagtcaccaaaatgaatatggaaatgcatcacggaactgaaggggttaatgatagtGTTAGCTTGGGTGGCAAGCCTGACTGGAGAGGCTGTGTGTGACTAGGAgaggactgatatgtgactgggagaggttgtgggtgactgataggtgactgggagaggctgtgggtgactgatatgtgactgggagaagttgtgggtgactgataggtgactgggagaggttgcgggtgactgatatgtgactgggagaggttgcaggtgactgatagatGACTGAGAGGctgcgggtgactgatatgtgactgggagaggttgcgggtgactgataggtgactgggagagactgtgggtgactgataggtgactgggagagactgtgggtgactgggagagactgtgggTGACTGGAGAGACTGGTGATTGGGGGttgctgtgggtgactgatatgtgactgggagaggttgcaggtgactgataggtgaatggaagagactgtgggtgactgatatgtgactgggaggtgCTGCGGGTGACTaggaggctgtgggtgactgatatgtgactgggagatgCTGTGGGTGACTGGCAGAGTCTgtgtgtgactgggagaggctgtgggtgactgtgagaggctgcaggtgactgatatgggactgggagaggctgcaggtgactgatatgtgactgggagaggctgcaggtgactgataggtgactgggagaggctgcaggtgactgatatgtgactgggagaggctgcaggtgactgatatgtgactgggagaggctgcaggtgactgatatgtgactgggagaggctgcaggtgactgatatgtgactgggagaggctgcaggtgactgatatatgactgggagaggctgcaggtgactgatatgtgactgggagaggctgcaggtgactgatatgtgactgggagaggctgctggtgatggagatgtgactgggagaggctgtgagtgactgatatgtgactgggagagagagaaataattacattttttggaaagcagtgattgtgagagagcaaaaagttTTAGAAGACATCATTATtggtccttattttctttctacaatTGGACAGCTTTTGATAGCTTCACAGTTGTAGACAGTTTGTTCCTTAGTGTTCaattttaacacagtttggcatgttttgagaacattttaagacagtttgacatgttttaaaggcatttcaacagagtttggcatgttttgagaatattttaagacagtttgacatgttttaaagatatttcaatacaatttggtatgttttgggaacattttaagacagtttgacatgttttaaaggcatttcaacacagtttggcgtgttttgaggacattttaagacagtttgatatgttttaaaggcatttcaacacagtttggcatgttttgaggacattttaagacagtttgacatgttttaaagccaTTTTAACTGTTTGGCTTGTTTTAAGATATTTAagtcagtttgacatgttttaaaggcattttaacaatatttggcatgtattgagaatattttaagacagtttgacatgttttaaagatatttcaatacaatttggtatgttttgggaacattttaagacagtttgacatgttttaaaggcattttaacacagtttggcatgttttgagacattttaagaaagtttgacatgttttaaaggta
Coding sequences within it:
- the LOC123502390 gene encoding uncharacterized protein LOC123502390, with amino-acid sequence MVIALFVVWCSLCSLQELPIQRPDPEEILRHLYHQDQDQDRRCRHNHPLLWQGPAGTRWDASSSPTHTNTRTPYTRGGHSGKRRKKNFNISGTKNEKKKFTNHIMKTGNKPLARELVEKVKGHN